Proteins encoded in a region of the Pseudomonas syringae KCTC 12500 genome:
- the cbiB gene encoding adenosylcobinamide-phosphate synthase CbiB yields the protein MSVALLSVAGVALDALLGEPKRWHPLVAFGNFASRVEQRFNSGGRGWRSHGVTAWVITVVPLTLLATLLSWLPGVGWLFDILALYCALGMRSLGEHVQPVAQALRSDDLVEARQRVGYLVSRQTTELDATEVARAATESVLENGSDAVFAALFWFVVAGAPGVVLYRLSNTLDAMWGYRNERFERFGWAAAKIDDLLNYIPARLVALTYALLGKTRLALRCWRTQAPAWDSPNAGPVMAAGAGALGVELGGAAIYHGELHQRPQLGEGTPADADSIDRGWQLVQRGVWLWLLVICVAAEFYA from the coding sequence ATGAGTGTGGCGCTGTTGAGCGTCGCCGGGGTCGCGCTGGATGCGCTGCTCGGTGAGCCAAAACGATGGCATCCGCTGGTGGCGTTCGGCAACTTCGCCAGTCGGGTCGAGCAGCGCTTCAACAGTGGCGGTCGTGGCTGGCGCAGTCATGGCGTTACTGCCTGGGTCATCACCGTTGTACCGCTGACGCTGCTGGCCACGCTGCTGAGCTGGTTGCCTGGCGTGGGCTGGCTGTTCGATATTCTGGCGCTGTATTGCGCGCTGGGCATGCGCAGCCTGGGTGAGCACGTTCAGCCGGTGGCGCAAGCGCTGCGCAGTGATGATCTGGTTGAAGCCCGTCAGCGGGTCGGTTATCTGGTCAGTCGCCAGACCACTGAGCTGGACGCTACCGAAGTCGCCCGCGCAGCCACCGAGTCGGTGCTGGAGAACGGCAGCGATGCGGTGTTCGCGGCGCTGTTCTGGTTCGTGGTGGCTGGCGCGCCCGGCGTGGTGCTGTACCGGCTGAGCAATACGCTGGACGCCATGTGGGGTTACCGCAATGAGCGCTTTGAGCGTTTTGGCTGGGCTGCGGCGAAGATCGATGATCTGCTCAACTATATTCCCGCACGTCTTGTGGCTTTGACCTACGCCTTGCTGGGCAAGACCCGACTGGCGCTGCGTTGCTGGCGTACGCAGGCTCCGGCATGGGACAGTCCGAATGCCGGCCCGGTAATGGCCGCTGGCGCAGGCGCGCTGGGTGTCGAGCTGGGTGGCGCAGCGATCTACCACGGCGAGCTGCATCAGCGTCCGCAACTGGGTGAGGGTACGCCTGCCGATGCGGACTCGATCGATCGCGGCTGGCAACTGGTGCAGCGCGGCGTCTGGTTATGGCTGCTGGTCATCTGCGTGGCGGCTGAATTTTATGCTTGA